Below is a window of Mycolicibacterium rhodesiae NBB3 DNA.
TCGGCGGTTTCACCGATCGTGCCGCCCAGCGGCGACTGCCCGGCCCCGTCGGTCCGTCCGGTGACGTACACGGTGCACCCGTGACTGCCGAGGGCGTGGGCGATCCCGAGCCCGGCCCCGCGGCTGGCGCCGGTGACGACGGCAACCGGTGCGTCGCGTCGGGTTACCAACCGCGTTCTTTCCACTCGCCGAGATGCGGGCGCTCAGTGCCCAGCGTGGTGTCGTCCCCGTGCCCCGGATAGACGACCGTCGAGTCGTCGTAGACGTCGAAAACCCGGCTGGTCACGTCGCCGAGCAGCTTGTCGAAGTCACCTTCCTGCCACGTCTTGCCGACGCCGCCGGGGAACAGGCAGTCGCCGGTGAACAGATGTGTCGCCTCGTCCGCTCCGACGAGAGCCAGCGCCACCGAGCCCGGGGTGTGGCCGCTGAGGTGGATGACGTCGAACGACAGCTCGCCGATCTTGACGGTGTCGCCGTGGGCCAGGATGCGGTCGGGCTTGACCGGCAGAGCATCGGCGTCGAGCTGATGCGCCGCGGTGGGGGCGCCGGTGGCCCTGGCGACCTGCTCGAGTGCCTGCACGTGGTCGAAGTGCTGGTGGCTGGTGACGATCAGGGACAGTTTGGGCGCGAAGCGTTCGATCAGTTCGAGCAGGATCTCCGGGTCGTTGGCCGCGTCGATGAGTAGCGTCTCGCCGGTCTGGGAACACGTGACCAGGTACGCGTTGTTGTCCATCGGGCCCACCGAAACCTTGACGATCGATGCGCCGGGGAGAGTGCGCCTGGCGGCGGTTTGCGCTTCGACATGGCCGGTGTAGGTGTCGTCGACGACAGTCATGTCCTCACGGTATCGGGCTTGGCCAGGACTTGGCCCGGGAGTTGTCGGTGGGGACACATAGCATGGTTGTGAACTATGTCTTCGGGAGGACTTTTGTCGTTGAAAGAGGGCGGGTGTGGCTGACCGCCTCGTTGTGAAGGGTGCGCGCGAGCACAACCTGCGTAGCGTCGATCTTGAACTACCGCGTGATGCGCTGATCGTCTTCACCGGCCTGTCCGGTTCCGGGAAGTCGTCGCTGGCGTTCGACACGATTTTCGCCGAGGGGCAGCGCCGCTATGTCGAATCGCTGTCCGCCTACGCCCGTCAGTTCCTGGGCCAGATGGACAAGCCCGACGTCGACTTCATCGAAGGTCTCTCGCCCGCGGTGTCCATCGACCAGAAGTCGACCAACCGCAACCCGCGGTCGACCGTGGGCACCATCACCGAGGTCTACGACTACCTGCG
It encodes the following:
- a CDS encoding MBL fold metallo-hydrolase: MTVVDDTYTGHVEAQTAARRTLPGASIVKVSVGPMDNNAYLVTCSQTGETLLIDAANDPEILLELIERFAPKLSLIVTSHQHFDHVQALEQVARATGAPTAAHQLDADALPVKPDRILAHGDTVKIGELSFDVIHLSGHTPGSVALALVGADEATHLFTGDCLFPGGVGKTWQEGDFDKLLGDVTSRVFDVYDDSTVVYPGHGDDTTLGTERPHLGEWKERGW